The following proteins are encoded in a genomic region of Nicotiana sylvestris chromosome 4, ASM39365v2, whole genome shotgun sequence:
- the LOC104250144 gene encoding probable protein phosphatase 2C 55 isoform X1 gives MQSNYLFRLGGAVRQGIKKSISGQESRLQDLVEILVAEERLLFGKFFCSVPSARLSDLHVIVRPGTLAAAQANLNIVNQRKNFSVVGAIPRALSIPSVSGHAFQFCGYHIDRLLSEPTQVSIETDSHKAPMAICGSRTSVGCSSSKMTSRHLKPCLLVNSPITMYNNRNFDNSQKASMRVRNNNQPNNFVVYGYFTYNAVQSKGNSNVYEGFGFKGFHSSSAACISAGAAPDVSFDNSLREVHPASSANSPEQNIHIDRSLKLNSGSCYLPHPDKEEKGGEDAHFICIDEQVIGVADGVGGWADLGVDAGQYARELMSNAVSAICEEPKGSVDPARVLEKAYIHTKAKGSSTACIIALTDEGLHAINLGDSGFLVVRDGCTVFRSPVQQHDFNFTFQLESGSAGDLPSSGEVYKIPVAPGDVIIAGTDGLFDNLYNSDITAIVVHATRAGLAPQVTAQKIAALARQRAQDKNRQTPFSAAAQEAGFRYYGGKLDDITVVVSYITSDKNESSNRLKIS, from the exons ATGCAGAGTAATTATCTTTTTAGACTAGGTGGTGCAGTGAGGCAGGGAATCAAGAAATCCATATCTGGGCAAGAAAGTAGGCTCCAAGATTTGGTGGAGATTTTGGTCGCAGAAGAGAGATTGTTGTTCGGGAAATTCTTCTGTTCTGTGCCATCTGCAAGATTGTCTGACCTGCATGTGATTGTACGGCCTGGAACTTTAGCGGCTGCACAGGCAAATTTGAATATAGTTAATCAGAGGAAGAATTTTTCAGTGGTCGGTGCTATTCCTCGTGCATTGTCTATACCATCTGTCTCAGGGCATGCATTTCAGTTCTGTGGCTATCACATTGATCGCCTATTATCTGAGCCTACTCAAGTTTCTATAGAGACTGACTCTCATAAAGCTCCTATGGCCATTTGTGGTTCAAGAACTTCTGTTGGCTGTTCCTCGAGTAAAATGACTTCAAGGCATCTCAAACCTTGCCTTTTAGTAAATAGTCCGATTACTATGTATAACAATAGAAATTTCGACAATTCTCAAAAAGCCAGCATGAGAGTGAGGAATAACAATCAGCCCAACAACTTTGTTGTCTATGGATATTTCACATACAATGCTGTACAGAGCAAGGGCAATTCAAATGTTTATGAAGGATTTGGATTCAAGGGTTTTCATAGTTCTTCAGCTGCATGTATCTCTGCTGGCGCTGCTCCTGATGTGTCCTTTGATAACTCTCTGCGTGAGGTACACCCTGCAAGTTCAGCAAATTCTCCTGAACA AAATATCCATATCGATCGAAGCCTGAAGCTTAATTCAGGGTCATGTTACCTGCCTCATCCTGATAAAGAAGAAAAAGGTGGCGAGGACGCTCATTTTATTTGCATCGATGAACAAGTAATTGGTGTAGCTGATGGTGTTGGTGGATGGGCTGATCTTGGTGTTGATGCTGGGCAATACGCCCGAGAACTCATGTCAAACGCAGTAAGTGCAATTTGCGAGGAACCAAAAGGTTCAGTAGATCCAGCCAGGGTCCTGGAGAAAGCTTATATACACACAAAAGCCAAAGGGTCCTCAACTGCCTGTATTATTGCCCTTACAGATGAG GGTCTCCATGCCATTAATTTAGGAGATAGCGGATTCCTGGTGGTTAGAGATGGATGTACTGTTTTCAGATCCCCCGTGCAGCAGCATGATTTCAATTTTACATTTCAGCTAGAGAGTGGTAGTGCTGGTGACTTACCAAGCTCTGGGGAG GTGTATAAAATACCAGTTGCTCCAGGAGATGTCATCATAGCTGGCACTGATGGGTTGTTTGACAATTTGTATAACAGCGATATAACTGCAATCGTGGTGCATGCCACGAGAGCTGGCTTAGCACCTCAGGTTACAGCTCAGAAGATAGCCGCATTGGCTCGACAAAGGGCACAGGACAAAAACAGGCAAACTCCTTTCTCTGCTGCAGCTCAAGAAGCTGGCTTCCGTTACTATGGTGGGAAGTTGGACGACATAACTGTGGTTGTGTCTTACATAACCAGTGACAAAAAT GAAAGCTCCAACAGGTTGAAGATTAGTTAA
- the LOC104250144 gene encoding probable protein phosphatase 2C 55 isoform X2 — MQSNYLFRLGGAVRQGIKKSISGQESRLQDLVEILVAEERLLFGKFFCSVPSARLSDLHVIVRPGTLAAAQANLNIVNQRKNFSVVGAIPRALSIPSVSGHAFQFCGYHIDRLLSEPTQVSIETDSHKAPMAICGSRTSVGCSSSKMTSRHLKPCLLVNSPITMYNNRNFDNSQKASMRVRNNNQPNNFVVYGYFTYNAVQSKGNSNVYEGFGFKGFHSSSAACISAGAAPDVSFDNSLREVHPASSANSPEQNIHIDRSLKLNSGSCYLPHPDKEEKGGEDAHFICIDEQVIGVADGVGGWADLGVDAGQYARELMSNAVSAICEEPKGSVDPARVLEKAYIHTKAKGSSTACIIALTDEGLHAINLGDSGFLVVRDGCTVFRSPVQQHDFNFTFQLESGSAGDLPSSGEVYKIPVAPGDVIIAGTDGLFDNLYNSDITAIVVHATRAGLAPQVTAQKIAALARQRAQDKNRQTPFSAAAQEAGFRYYGGKLDDITVVVSYITSDKNV; from the exons ATGCAGAGTAATTATCTTTTTAGACTAGGTGGTGCAGTGAGGCAGGGAATCAAGAAATCCATATCTGGGCAAGAAAGTAGGCTCCAAGATTTGGTGGAGATTTTGGTCGCAGAAGAGAGATTGTTGTTCGGGAAATTCTTCTGTTCTGTGCCATCTGCAAGATTGTCTGACCTGCATGTGATTGTACGGCCTGGAACTTTAGCGGCTGCACAGGCAAATTTGAATATAGTTAATCAGAGGAAGAATTTTTCAGTGGTCGGTGCTATTCCTCGTGCATTGTCTATACCATCTGTCTCAGGGCATGCATTTCAGTTCTGTGGCTATCACATTGATCGCCTATTATCTGAGCCTACTCAAGTTTCTATAGAGACTGACTCTCATAAAGCTCCTATGGCCATTTGTGGTTCAAGAACTTCTGTTGGCTGTTCCTCGAGTAAAATGACTTCAAGGCATCTCAAACCTTGCCTTTTAGTAAATAGTCCGATTACTATGTATAACAATAGAAATTTCGACAATTCTCAAAAAGCCAGCATGAGAGTGAGGAATAACAATCAGCCCAACAACTTTGTTGTCTATGGATATTTCACATACAATGCTGTACAGAGCAAGGGCAATTCAAATGTTTATGAAGGATTTGGATTCAAGGGTTTTCATAGTTCTTCAGCTGCATGTATCTCTGCTGGCGCTGCTCCTGATGTGTCCTTTGATAACTCTCTGCGTGAGGTACACCCTGCAAGTTCAGCAAATTCTCCTGAACA AAATATCCATATCGATCGAAGCCTGAAGCTTAATTCAGGGTCATGTTACCTGCCTCATCCTGATAAAGAAGAAAAAGGTGGCGAGGACGCTCATTTTATTTGCATCGATGAACAAGTAATTGGTGTAGCTGATGGTGTTGGTGGATGGGCTGATCTTGGTGTTGATGCTGGGCAATACGCCCGAGAACTCATGTCAAACGCAGTAAGTGCAATTTGCGAGGAACCAAAAGGTTCAGTAGATCCAGCCAGGGTCCTGGAGAAAGCTTATATACACACAAAAGCCAAAGGGTCCTCAACTGCCTGTATTATTGCCCTTACAGATGAG GGTCTCCATGCCATTAATTTAGGAGATAGCGGATTCCTGGTGGTTAGAGATGGATGTACTGTTTTCAGATCCCCCGTGCAGCAGCATGATTTCAATTTTACATTTCAGCTAGAGAGTGGTAGTGCTGGTGACTTACCAAGCTCTGGGGAG GTGTATAAAATACCAGTTGCTCCAGGAGATGTCATCATAGCTGGCACTGATGGGTTGTTTGACAATTTGTATAACAGCGATATAACTGCAATCGTGGTGCATGCCACGAGAGCTGGCTTAGCACCTCAGGTTACAGCTCAGAAGATAGCCGCATTGGCTCGACAAAGGGCACAGGACAAAAACAGGCAAACTCCTTTCTCTGCTGCAGCTCAAGAAGCTGGCTTCCGTTACTATGGTGGGAAGTTGGACGACATAACTGTGGTTGTGTCTTACATAACCAGTGACAAAAATGTATGA
- the LOC104250143 gene encoding cytochrome P450 734A1-like → MYLTVLMILLLLLTFLFKFIYSVIYIPYKLGKHFRKQGIGGPNYRLIYGNSEEIKRQIRKAESKSVPFNHNVLHRIAPHYYNWSAKYGKTFLFWFGSKPRLAIADPGMIKGLFMNKAVDKIEFDPLTKQLFGQGLVGLRGEQWALHRRIANQAFNMEIVKAWVPDIVTSVTKMLKKWEKENEEKEEFEIEVFKELNDLSAEVISRTAFGSSFEEGKRIFESQEQQISLTLQAIRSIYLPGFRFLPTKNNMMRWKLEKETRKSVMKLIESSKGRENSKNLLSLLMSASEAEHGFGVEEVINECKTFYFAGKETASNLLTWALLLLALHQEWQEKARDEVFRVCNGNNLPNAENLTDFKIVTMILNETMRLYPPIVALTRGTSKDIKLGNLEIPANTQFYVSVAAVHHDTEIWGKYAQEFNPLRFAESRKHLASYFPFALGPRVCVGQNLAMVEAKIILAMIVQNFSFTVSPSYVHAPTMRLTLQPQYGAPILFRKI, encoded by the exons ATGTATCTCACAGTTCTTATGATTCTGCTACTACTTTTGACTTTCCTTTTCAAGTTCATTTACTCAGTGATTTACATTCCATATAAGTTAGGAAAACACTTTAGGAAACAAGGAATTGGAGGTCCTAACTACCGTCTGATCTACGGAAACTCAGAGGAAATCAAACGGCAGATAAGGAAAGCTGAATCGAAATCCGTTCCGTTTAATCACAACGTGTTGCATCGGATTGCTCCTCACTACTACAACTGGTCAGCCAAATATGGGAAGACGTTTTTGTTCTGGTTTGGGTCGAAGCCCCGGTTGGCTATTGCCGACCCGGGTATGATTAAAGGGCTTTTTATGAATAAAGCTGTGGATAAGATTGAGTTTGATCCATTAACTAAGCAGCTGTTTGGACAAGGACTTGTTGGTTTGCGAGGTGAACAATGGGCTTTACATAGGAGGATTGCAAACCAGGCCTTTAATATGGAGATTGTTAAG GCTTGGGTGCCGGACATCGTGACTAGTGTAaccaaaatgttgaagaaatgggaaaaagaaaatgaagagaaGGAAGAATTTGAAATAGAAGTCTTCAAAGAATTAAATGATCTCTCAGCTGAGGTTATATCTAGAACAGCTTTTGGGAGTAGTTTTGAAGAAGGGAAGCGCATATTTGAGTCACAAGAGCAACAAATATCTCTTACTTTGCAGGCAATTCGAAGCATCTACCTTCCTGGATTTAG GTTTTTGCCCACGAAAAATAACATGATGAGGTGGAAACTAGAGAAAGAAACTCGAAAGTCAGTAATGAAGCTGATTGAGAGTAGTAAAGGGAGAGAAAATTCTAAGAATCTTCTTAGTTTGCTAATGTCTGCAAGTGAAGCAGAACATGGATTTGGGGTGGAAGAAGTCATAAATGAGTGCAAGACATTTTACTTTGCTGGGAAAGAAACTGCTTCCAACTTGTTAACTTGGGCACTTCTTCTTTTGGCATTGCATCAAGAATGGCAAGAAAAAGCTCGAGATGAAGTTTTTCGAGTTTGCAACGGTAACAACCTTCCAAATGCAGAGAATCTGACTGATTTCAAGATT GTGACAATGATTCTCAATGAGACAATGCGACTCTACCCACCGATCGTGGCATTGACAAGAGGAACTTCTAAGGATATTAAGTTGGGAAACCTTGAAATTccagcaaatacacagttttatGTGTCCGTAGCTGCTGTACATCATGACACTGAGATATGGGGAAAATATGCACAGGAATTCAACCCTCTGAGATTTGCCGAATCTCGAAAGCATTTGGCTTCATATTTTCCTTTTGCATTAGGTCCAAGAGTTTGTGTTGGGCAAAACTTAGCCATGGTTGAAGCCAAAATCATCCTAGCAATGATAGTTCAGAATTTCTCTTTTACAGTGTCACCTTCATATGTTCATGCTCCAACTATGCGTCTAACTTTACAGCCCCAATATGGTGCTCCCATCCTTTTTAGGAAGATTTAA
- the LOC104250142 gene encoding zinc finger protein GAI-ASSOCIATED FACTOR 1-like isoform X1, giving the protein MADMENSSSMTVAGSSLEETITQQNFPVKKKRNLPGNPDPEAEVIALSPKALMATNRFVCEICNKGFQRDQNLQLHRRGHNLPWKLRQRTSKEVKKRVYVCPEATCIHHDPSRALGDLTGIKKHFCRKHGEKKFKCERCTKKYAVQSDWKAHMKTCGTREYRCDCGTLFSRRDSFVTHRAFCDALAQESARAQPMGITNTEENLKADEAVTSSSSPPPQPLTPSTGVLSPVLSIQSSEFPADNQNQAGVQLQAAQGTTTPVSTTTVAATTISTTASTTGPSSSKVFASVFPSSSTSVGHPHSSYSNILCAIGPEQMTAIEPMSLSLSSSFYLSANNGSTLFQDHTGHVQHYGSTTQPALSATALLQKAAQMGATSSNNSFLRGLGLAMSSTSTSDNISRVKLENNVELPGLGIPLPSNGPSGQWTDLMMGPSHESMMFGNKPPTLDFLGLGNDANVTSSNGFSALLSSMDGGFGVATSSYGGVATRGQPWDDHSDRKPSML; this is encoded by the exons ATGGCAGATATGGAAAATTCATCATCAATGACTGTTGCTGGCAGTTCATTAGAAGAAACAATTACCCAACAAAATTTTCCagtaaagaagaaaaggaacCTTCCAGGTAACCCAg ATCCAGAAGCAGAAGTAATAGCACTATCACCAAAAGCACTAATGGCAACAAACAGATTTGTGTGTGAGATTTGTAACAAAGGGTTTCAACGTGACCAAAATTTACAGTTACATAGAAGAGGACATAATTTACCTTGGAAACTCCGGCAACGTACGAGTAAAGAAGTGAAAAAACGTGTGTATGTTTGTCCGGAAGCCACGTGTATTCATCACGATCCATCTAGAGCTTTAGGTGATCTTACAGGAATTAAGAAACATTTCTGTAGAAAACATGGTGAGAAGAAGTTCAAGTGTGAACGTTGTACCAAAAAATATGCTGTGCAATCTGATTGGAAAGCTCATATGAAGACTTGTGGTACTAGAGAATATCGTTGCGATTGTGGCACTTTGTTTTCTAG GAGGGATAGCTTTGTAACGCATAGGGCATTTTGTGATGCATTGGCTCAAGAAAGTGCAAGAGCTCAACCAATGGGAATTACAAATACTGAGGAAAATTTGAAAGCTGATGAAGCTGTTACTTCTTCGTCTAGTCCACCACCACAACCTTTAACTCCATCTACTGGAGTTCTTTCACCAGTTCTGTCCATTCAAAGTTCAG AATTCCCAGCAGACAATCAAAATCAAGCTGGAGTACAATTACAAGCAGCACAAGGTACAACTACGCCTGTTTCTACAACTACTGTCGCAGCCACAACAATTTCCACTACTGCTAGTACTACTGGTCCTAGTAGTAGCAAAGTGTTTGCTAGTGTATTTCCATCGTCGTCGACTTCAGTTGGGCACCCCCACTCGTCTTACTCGAATATTCTTTGTGCTATTGGGCCAGAACAAATGACCGCCATAGAGCCAATGTCGCTCTCATTGTCGTCTTCATTTTATCTCTCGGCCAATAACGGGTCAACTTTATTCCAAGATCACACCGGCCACGTCCAGCATTATGGTTCAACAACACAACCAGCATTGTCCGCAACTGCATTGCTTCAAAAGGCTGCCCAAATGGGCGCTACGTCATCTAACAACTCGTTTCTTCGTGGTCTTGGATTGGCAATGTCAAGTACGTCTACATCGGACAATATTTCCCGTGTGAAGCTAGAGAACAATGTAGAGCTACCCGGGCTCGGGATACCACTCCCATCTAATGGTCCTTCGGGACAATGGACCGATTTGATGATGGGTCCATCTCATGAGTCTATGATGTTTGGGAACAAGCCTCCAACTCTTGATTTTCTTGGTTTAGGAAATGATGCAAATGTAACTTCATCAAATGGATTTTCAGCGCTTTTGAGCTCGATGGACGGCGGATTTGGTGTTGCAACGTCGTCGTATGGTGGAGTGGCAACTAGAGGACAGCCTTGGGATGATCATTCTGATAGAAAGCCTTCTATGCTTTAG
- the LOC104250142 gene encoding zinc finger protein GAI-ASSOCIATED FACTOR 1-like isoform X2 yields the protein MADMENSSSMTVAGSSLEETITQQNFPVKKKRNLPDPEAEVIALSPKALMATNRFVCEICNKGFQRDQNLQLHRRGHNLPWKLRQRTSKEVKKRVYVCPEATCIHHDPSRALGDLTGIKKHFCRKHGEKKFKCERCTKKYAVQSDWKAHMKTCGTREYRCDCGTLFSRRDSFVTHRAFCDALAQESARAQPMGITNTEENLKADEAVTSSSSPPPQPLTPSTGVLSPVLSIQSSEFPADNQNQAGVQLQAAQGTTTPVSTTTVAATTISTTASTTGPSSSKVFASVFPSSSTSVGHPHSSYSNILCAIGPEQMTAIEPMSLSLSSSFYLSANNGSTLFQDHTGHVQHYGSTTQPALSATALLQKAAQMGATSSNNSFLRGLGLAMSSTSTSDNISRVKLENNVELPGLGIPLPSNGPSGQWTDLMMGPSHESMMFGNKPPTLDFLGLGNDANVTSSNGFSALLSSMDGGFGVATSSYGGVATRGQPWDDHSDRKPSML from the exons ATGGCAGATATGGAAAATTCATCATCAATGACTGTTGCTGGCAGTTCATTAGAAGAAACAATTACCCAACAAAATTTTCCagtaaagaagaaaaggaacCTTCCAG ATCCAGAAGCAGAAGTAATAGCACTATCACCAAAAGCACTAATGGCAACAAACAGATTTGTGTGTGAGATTTGTAACAAAGGGTTTCAACGTGACCAAAATTTACAGTTACATAGAAGAGGACATAATTTACCTTGGAAACTCCGGCAACGTACGAGTAAAGAAGTGAAAAAACGTGTGTATGTTTGTCCGGAAGCCACGTGTATTCATCACGATCCATCTAGAGCTTTAGGTGATCTTACAGGAATTAAGAAACATTTCTGTAGAAAACATGGTGAGAAGAAGTTCAAGTGTGAACGTTGTACCAAAAAATATGCTGTGCAATCTGATTGGAAAGCTCATATGAAGACTTGTGGTACTAGAGAATATCGTTGCGATTGTGGCACTTTGTTTTCTAG GAGGGATAGCTTTGTAACGCATAGGGCATTTTGTGATGCATTGGCTCAAGAAAGTGCAAGAGCTCAACCAATGGGAATTACAAATACTGAGGAAAATTTGAAAGCTGATGAAGCTGTTACTTCTTCGTCTAGTCCACCACCACAACCTTTAACTCCATCTACTGGAGTTCTTTCACCAGTTCTGTCCATTCAAAGTTCAG AATTCCCAGCAGACAATCAAAATCAAGCTGGAGTACAATTACAAGCAGCACAAGGTACAACTACGCCTGTTTCTACAACTACTGTCGCAGCCACAACAATTTCCACTACTGCTAGTACTACTGGTCCTAGTAGTAGCAAAGTGTTTGCTAGTGTATTTCCATCGTCGTCGACTTCAGTTGGGCACCCCCACTCGTCTTACTCGAATATTCTTTGTGCTATTGGGCCAGAACAAATGACCGCCATAGAGCCAATGTCGCTCTCATTGTCGTCTTCATTTTATCTCTCGGCCAATAACGGGTCAACTTTATTCCAAGATCACACCGGCCACGTCCAGCATTATGGTTCAACAACACAACCAGCATTGTCCGCAACTGCATTGCTTCAAAAGGCTGCCCAAATGGGCGCTACGTCATCTAACAACTCGTTTCTTCGTGGTCTTGGATTGGCAATGTCAAGTACGTCTACATCGGACAATATTTCCCGTGTGAAGCTAGAGAACAATGTAGAGCTACCCGGGCTCGGGATACCACTCCCATCTAATGGTCCTTCGGGACAATGGACCGATTTGATGATGGGTCCATCTCATGAGTCTATGATGTTTGGGAACAAGCCTCCAACTCTTGATTTTCTTGGTTTAGGAAATGATGCAAATGTAACTTCATCAAATGGATTTTCAGCGCTTTTGAGCTCGATGGACGGCGGATTTGGTGTTGCAACGTCGTCGTATGGTGGAGTGGCAACTAGAGGACAGCCTTGGGATGATCATTCTGATAGAAAGCCTTCTATGCTTTAG